A stretch of the Kushneria konosiri genome encodes the following:
- a CDS encoding PhoD-like phosphatase N-terminal domain-containing protein encodes MAPPNDSLTRRDFLATSVRVGAGLAGMTLLGAPAIVLAEGRRPTLQGGVMSGDVLADRAMLWGQASKPSRMLVDIADNPEFRGARQLAPVDVLPGSDLIGKLDATGLRGMQDVHYRVRFAALGDERALSEPVVGRLRLPPSTSRDLRFV; translated from the coding sequence ATGGCACCGCCGAATGATTCACTGACCCGTCGCGATTTCCTGGCCACCAGTGTCCGAGTGGGCGCAGGCCTGGCCGGGATGACCCTGCTCGGCGCGCCGGCGATCGTGCTGGCCGAGGGACGGCGCCCGACGCTGCAGGGCGGCGTGATGAGCGGTGATGTCCTGGCCGACCGCGCCATGCTGTGGGGGCAGGCAAGCAAGCCATCGCGCATGCTGGTCGATATCGCCGACAATCCCGAGTTTCGCGGCGCCCGCCAGCTCGCGCCGGTCGATGTCCTGCCCGGCAGCGATCTGATCGGCAAGCTCGACGCCACCGGGCTTCGCGGCATGCAGGATGTTCATTATCGGGTACGTTTTGCCGCGCTGGGGGATGAGCGGGCGCTAAGCGAGCCGGTCGTCGGGCGTTTGCGCCTGCCGCCGAGCACGTCGCGTGACCTGCGCTTTGTGTGA
- the hemB gene encoding porphobilinogen synthase, with translation MSAQFPQARLRRLRSSNALRDIVRETSLKAEHLVYPIFVEEDTDEYTPIEGMPGQSRIPESRLGEEARRLSALGLRSIMPFGISHHKDETGSDALKENGMVARMVRIIKEAAPELVVIPDICFCEYTSHGHCGILKGNTVDNDLTIKNLGIQAVQAAKAGADIIAPSSAQDGQVAAIREALNEAGFEDIPIMAYSTKLASALYGPFREAAGTELKGDRKTYQMDPMNRREALRESLADEAEGADFLMVKPALAYLDIMADIRRNSLLPLVAYQVSGEYAMIKFAAQQGVIDESAVVRETLGSMRRAGADLIMTYFAPQLLEEGL, from the coding sequence ATGTCGGCCCAGTTTCCACAGGCCCGTCTTCGCCGCCTGCGCTCGAGCAATGCCCTTCGCGATATCGTGCGGGAAACCTCGCTCAAGGCAGAGCACCTGGTCTACCCGATCTTTGTCGAGGAAGACACCGACGAGTACACCCCCATTGAAGGCATGCCGGGGCAGTCCCGGATTCCGGAAAGCAGACTGGGAGAGGAAGCCCGCCGCCTGAGCGCGCTGGGGCTGAGAAGCATCATGCCGTTCGGCATTTCCCATCACAAGGACGAGACCGGCAGCGACGCCCTTAAAGAGAACGGCATGGTGGCGCGCATGGTACGCATCATCAAGGAAGCCGCTCCGGAGCTGGTGGTCATCCCGGACATCTGCTTTTGCGAGTACACCAGCCACGGTCACTGCGGCATTTTGAAGGGCAACACCGTCGACAACGATCTGACCATCAAAAACCTGGGCATTCAGGCCGTGCAGGCCGCGAAGGCCGGCGCCGACATCATCGCGCCGTCGTCTGCGCAGGATGGCCAGGTCGCCGCGATTCGCGAAGCGCTGAACGAAGCGGGTTTTGAAGACATTCCCATCATGGCGTACTCCACCAAGCTCGCCTCCGCGCTGTACGGCCCTTTCCGCGAAGCCGCCGGCACCGAGCTGAAAGGCGATCGCAAGACCTACCAGATGGACCCGATGAACCGCCGCGAGGCGCTGCGCGAATCGCTGGCCGATGAAGCCGAAGGCGCGGATTTTTTGATGGTCAAACCGGCGCTGGCCTATCTCGACATCATGGCCGACATCCGCCGCAACAGCCTGCTGCCGCTGGTGGCGTATCAGGTTAGCGGCGAGTACGCGATGATCAAGTTCGCCGCCCAACAGGGCGTGATCGACGAATCCGCCGTGGTGCGCGAAACGCTCGGCTCCATGCGGCGTGCCGGCGCGGATCTGATCATGACCTACTTCGCCCCGCAGCTGCTGGAAGAGGGATTATAA
- the nirD gene encoding nitrite reductase small subunit NirD, with translation MSALTAQRATITLCHRRDLVAHSGVVAWHDSHQIALFYLPGQPRDADVPDRSEALYAVDNHDPFSGANVIGRGIVGNVGGERVVASPIYKQHFRLRDGVCLEDPEQRLTVWPVRLEGDEVILEL, from the coding sequence ATGAGCGCTCTCACCGCACAACGCGCCACCATTACGCTCTGCCACCGCCGGGATCTGGTCGCCCACTCCGGGGTGGTGGCCTGGCATGACAGCCATCAGATCGCGCTGTTCTATCTGCCCGGTCAGCCCCGGGATGCCGACGTACCGGATCGATCCGAGGCACTCTACGCGGTGGATAACCACGATCCGTTTTCCGGCGCCAATGTGATCGGACGCGGCATCGTCGGCAATGTGGGCGGTGAGCGGGTGGTGGCCTCGCCGATCTACAAGCAGCACTTTCGGCTGCGCGACGGGGTCTGTCTCGAAGACCCCGAGCAGCGCCTGACCGTCTGGCCGGTGCGCCTTGAAGGCGATGAAGTCATCCTCGAGCTGTAG
- a CDS encoding LysR family transcriptional regulator, with amino-acid sequence MELRHLRYFVAAAELGSVHAAAEQLHISQPSISRQIHDLEEALGATLFSRSARGLTLTPVGEMFLARAKRILADVDEARVHATRMAQGLSGRLTLGFIENSTWGGLLPRVLMQFKQHAPEVDLELLPLNSSDQLAQLDGGRLDGGFVYPFGGLASHLEMRALETHDVVVALPGAWLSNMPRPRRLTDIADRDFITFPRHIYPAYFDHLQSACLALGAPLRSIQTAESETAILSLVSSGMGAAIVNSANRYRPPALVELIELDDLSIPMTLSFVHASSNPNPALRSFLAILDAERLVAPPRF; translated from the coding sequence ATGGAACTACGTCATCTGCGCTACTTCGTGGCCGCCGCCGAGCTTGGCAGCGTCCATGCCGCGGCAGAACAGCTTCACATCAGCCAGCCGTCGATATCGCGTCAGATTCATGACCTGGAAGAAGCGCTGGGCGCGACGCTTTTTTCGCGTTCCGCCAGAGGGCTCACCCTGACCCCGGTGGGGGAGATGTTTCTAGCGCGTGCGAAAAGGATTCTGGCAGATGTCGACGAAGCCAGAGTCCATGCCACTCGCATGGCGCAGGGCCTGAGCGGACGGCTGACGCTTGGGTTTATCGAAAACTCGACCTGGGGTGGCCTGCTGCCGCGGGTGCTCATGCAGTTCAAGCAGCATGCCCCGGAGGTTGATCTCGAACTGTTGCCGCTCAACTCCAGCGATCAACTCGCGCAGCTGGACGGTGGGCGTCTGGATGGTGGATTCGTCTATCCTTTCGGTGGTCTGGCCTCGCATCTGGAAATGCGGGCGCTGGAGACGCATGACGTGGTAGTGGCACTGCCCGGGGCGTGGCTATCGAACATGCCGCGGCCTCGTCGACTAACAGACATCGCGGATCGTGATTTCATTACCTTTCCGCGCCACATTTACCCCGCCTATTTCGATCATCTCCAGAGCGCCTGTCTGGCTCTGGGCGCACCACTTCGCAGCATCCAGACAGCAGAGAGCGAAACGGCGATTCTCTCGCTGGTGTCCTCGGGGATGGGGGCGGCCATCGTCAATTCGGCCAACCGGTATCGCCCGCCGGCGCTGGTAGAGCTGATCGAGCTGGACGATCTATCGATTCCCATGACACTGTCCTTTGTTCACGCATCCTCCAATCCAAACCCTGCGCTTCGATCATTTCTGGCGATTCTTGACGCCGAGCGTCTGGTCGCCCCGCCGCGCTTTTGA
- a CDS encoding OsmC domain/YcaO domain-containing protein has protein sequence MEIKVNYLDNLRQEAKFDDFTVITDQPIRYKGDGSAPGPFDYFLASTVLCAAYFVRVYCNAREIPTENIRLSQNNIVDPDNRYNQIFRIQVELPDDISEKDRTGILRSIERCSVKRVIQNNPEFQIEVVDNIDEDAQALLMGGALDKDGGEGQGTWIEGKDLPLEQTIANMTGILERLGMKIEIASWRNIVPNVWSLHIRDAASPMCFTNGKGSTKEAALCSALGEFIERLSCNFFYNDQFFGPEIAGSDFVHYPNERWFQPGPDDALPEGLLDDHCLEIFNPDDELRASHLIDTNSGRADRGIVALPFTRHSDGETVWFPSNLIENLFLSNGMSAGNTLAEAQVQCLSEIFERAVKRQIIEQEIALPDVPEEVIARYPGIKAGIDALEAQGFPVLVKDASLGGRYPVACVTLMNPRTGGVFASFGAHPSLQVAIERSLTELLQGRSFEGMDDLPQPTFNSQAVAEPNNFVEHFIDSSGVVSWRFFSARADVEFCDWDFSGATSEEAEQLFAILAEDGHEAYVTHHEDLGAPVCRILVPGYSEVYPVDDLVWDNTNMALNYREDILNLHALEDDQLAGLLERLEESELDEQMKIVTLIGVEFDDNTVWSELTIAELKLLISLALGQYEDALDRTQMFLQFNDNTRDRGLFYQALTAVLEIALDDELEFEDYYRNLSRMFGEEKILAAVGSVNGDVRFYGLTETNMTLEGIDRHQRLITSYQKLHAWRAAKAKG, from the coding sequence ATGGAAATCAAGGTCAACTATCTCGACAACCTCCGTCAGGAGGCGAAGTTTGATGACTTTACCGTCATCACCGATCAGCCGATTCGCTACAAGGGCGATGGCTCCGCGCCCGGTCCGTTCGATTACTTTCTGGCTTCCACCGTGCTGTGCGCGGCCTATTTCGTGCGCGTGTACTGTAACGCCCGCGAGATTCCGACCGAGAACATCCGGCTCTCCCAGAACAACATCGTCGACCCGGACAACCGCTATAACCAGATTTTCCGCATTCAGGTCGAGCTGCCGGATGACATCTCCGAGAAGGACCGTACCGGTATCCTGCGCTCGATCGAGCGCTGCTCGGTCAAACGGGTGATCCAGAACAACCCCGAATTCCAGATCGAGGTGGTCGATAACATCGACGAGGATGCCCAGGCGCTGCTGATGGGCGGCGCGCTCGATAAGGACGGAGGCGAAGGGCAGGGCACCTGGATCGAGGGCAAGGATCTGCCGCTGGAGCAGACCATTGCCAACATGACCGGCATTCTCGAGCGTCTGGGCATGAAGATCGAGATCGCCTCGTGGCGCAACATCGTGCCCAACGTCTGGTCGCTGCACATCCGCGATGCGGCGTCCCCCATGTGCTTCACCAACGGCAAGGGGTCCACCAAGGAAGCCGCGCTATGCTCGGCGCTGGGCGAGTTCATCGAGCGCCTGTCGTGCAACTTCTTCTACAACGATCAGTTCTTCGGCCCCGAGATCGCCGGCAGCGATTTCGTGCACTATCCGAATGAGCGCTGGTTCCAGCCGGGCCCGGACGATGCCCTGCCGGAAGGGCTTTTGGACGATCACTGTCTCGAGATTTTTAACCCGGATGATGAACTGCGCGCCTCGCATCTGATCGACACCAATTCAGGGCGCGCGGATCGCGGCATCGTCGCGCTGCCGTTCACGCGTCACTCGGACGGCGAGACGGTCTGGTTCCCGTCGAATCTGATCGAGAACCTGTTTCTCAGCAACGGCATGAGCGCGGGCAATACGCTGGCGGAAGCCCAGGTGCAGTGTCTGTCGGAAATCTTCGAGCGGGCAGTGAAACGCCAGATCATCGAGCAGGAGATCGCGCTGCCGGACGTGCCGGAAGAGGTGATCGCGCGCTACCCCGGCATCAAGGCAGGTATCGACGCGCTCGAAGCCCAGGGCTTTCCGGTGCTGGTGAAGGATGCCTCATTAGGCGGTCGCTACCCGGTGGCCTGCGTGACGCTGATGAACCCGCGCACCGGCGGCGTGTTCGCCTCCTTCGGCGCGCATCCGAGCCTTCAGGTCGCGATCGAGCGCAGCCTGACCGAGCTTTTGCAGGGCCGCAGCTTCGAGGGCATGGACGATCTGCCCCAGCCGACTTTCAATTCGCAGGCGGTGGCGGAGCCGAACAACTTTGTCGAGCACTTCATCGACTCCTCCGGTGTGGTCTCCTGGCGCTTTTTCAGCGCCCGCGCGGACGTCGAGTTCTGCGACTGGGATTTCTCCGGCGCGACGAGCGAGGAGGCCGAGCAACTGTTCGCCATTCTGGCCGAAGATGGACACGAGGCGTATGTGACCCACCACGAGGATCTGGGCGCGCCGGTATGCCGCATTCTGGTGCCGGGCTACTCCGAGGTGTACCCGGTGGATGACCTAGTGTGGGACAACACCAACATGGCGCTCAACTACCGCGAGGACATCCTGAATCTGCACGCGCTGGAGGACGATCAGCTCGCCGGTCTTCTCGAGCGGCTGGAGGAGAGCGAACTCGACGAGCAGATGAAGATCGTCACGCTGATCGGTGTCGAGTTTGACGACAACACCGTCTGGTCGGAGCTGACGATTGCCGAGCTGAAGCTGCTGATCAGCCTCGCACTCGGCCAGTACGAGGACGCCCTCGATCGCACGCAGATGTTTTTGCAGTTCAACGACAACACCCGCGACCGCGGCCTGTTCTATCAGGCACTTACCGCGGTGCTCGAGATTGCGCTGGATGACGAACTCGAGTTCGAGGACTACTACAGGAACCTCTCGCGCATGTTCGGCGAGGAGAAGATTCTTGCCGCGGTGGGCTCGGTCAACGGTGACGTACGCTTTTACGGGCTCACCGAGACCAATATGACTCTCGAGGGCATTGATCGGCATCAGCGGCTGATTACCAGCTATCAGAAGCTGCACGCCTGGCGGGCGGCGAAGGCCAAAGGCTAG
- a CDS encoding MBL fold metallo-hydrolase: protein MPSSPLHQATEADHYRVGEADIFRVTEQVAEFPSAKLFPEHRSELNAADIPDMVAISIHSWVVRTPTRLIIIDTATGNHRDRGGHPLFHNLQTPYAERLTEAGVDRHAVDTVLLTHLHTDHVGWNTYQDNGHWRPMFPNARHVFSAAELDRWQRDPAHATILKDSIQPLLDAGLADTIDPAAGEALDELFIYHSSPGHSPDHASIVLQSQGEYALFAGDVMHHPIQTRYPHWNSTFCENKPYAVASRQWALDWCVQHDALYCSSHFAESSAGRITRSNAHPAGYDWRFA, encoded by the coding sequence ATGCCCTCCTCACCTCTTCATCAAGCCACCGAAGCCGACCATTACCGGGTGGGTGAAGCCGACATCTTCCGAGTGACCGAACAGGTGGCGGAATTTCCGTCAGCGAAGTTGTTTCCGGAGCATCGCAGTGAACTGAACGCCGCCGACATACCAGACATGGTCGCGATCTCCATCCATAGCTGGGTCGTGCGCACCCCGACGCGCCTGATCATCATCGATACCGCTACCGGCAACCATCGGGACCGAGGCGGTCACCCGCTATTTCACAATCTGCAGACGCCATACGCCGAAAGACTCACCGAGGCCGGCGTAGACCGCCACGCTGTCGATACGGTGCTTCTGACCCATCTGCATACGGACCACGTGGGCTGGAATACCTATCAGGACAACGGCCACTGGCGGCCGATGTTCCCCAACGCCCGCCATGTCTTTTCAGCTGCCGAGCTCGATCGCTGGCAGCGCGATCCGGCGCACGCCACGATTTTAAAGGATAGCATTCAGCCCCTGCTGGACGCCGGTCTGGCCGACACCATCGACCCGGCCGCGGGGGAGGCGCTCGACGAGCTGTTTATCTATCACTCTTCACCGGGGCACAGCCCGGACCACGCCTCGATCGTGCTGCAGTCGCAGGGCGAATATGCCCTGTTTGCCGGCGATGTCATGCATCATCCCATTCAGACCCGCTATCCCCACTGGAACTCCACGTTCTGTGAGAACAAACCTTACGCGGTGGCCTCAAGGCAGTGGGCGCTCGACTGGTGCGTACAACATGATGCGCTGTACTGCAGCTCGCACTTTGCCGAAAGCTCTGCCGGGCGCATCACGCGCTCGAACGCCCACCCTGCTGGCTACGACTGGCGTTTTGCATGA
- a CDS encoding DsbA family oxidoreductase has translation MEKVRIDLVSDVACPWCAIGYRRLVQALETLEGEIDVELVWQPFELNRDMPPEGEPILEHLCRKYGKDAATMEQSQSEIMAVAEELGLNFRGAVERRANNTFDAHRVLAWAATQNRETPLQLALFEAYFGEAKNPSDPEVLREKAIAVGLDGDTAEAIARSDQYADEVRAAEQKFMDAGVSAVPGFILDGRYLISGAQPAEVLVDALRQVAEENANRQ, from the coding sequence ATGGAAAAAGTGAGAATTGACCTTGTATCCGATGTCGCCTGCCCGTGGTGCGCGATCGGCTATCGTCGTCTGGTGCAAGCACTGGAAACGCTTGAGGGCGAGATCGACGTTGAGCTCGTCTGGCAACCCTTTGAGCTCAACCGGGATATGCCGCCCGAGGGTGAGCCGATTCTGGAACACTTGTGCCGCAAGTACGGCAAGGATGCGGCCACCATGGAGCAGTCACAGAGTGAAATCATGGCGGTGGCTGAAGAACTTGGGTTGAATTTTCGTGGCGCCGTCGAACGTCGAGCGAACAATACGTTTGATGCCCATCGTGTGCTGGCGTGGGCCGCAACCCAGAATCGAGAGACACCCTTGCAGCTGGCACTGTTTGAGGCCTATTTCGGTGAGGCGAAAAACCCTTCAGACCCCGAAGTGCTACGCGAAAAGGCGATTGCGGTTGGACTTGACGGTGACACCGCTGAGGCCATCGCACGCTCTGATCAGTATGCGGACGAGGTTAGAGCGGCAGAACAGAAATTTATGGATGCAGGCGTGAGCGCCGTGCCGGGCTTCATCCTTGATGGCCGCTACCTGATTTCCGGCGCTCAGCCCGCCGAAGTGCTGGTCGATGCGCTTCGCCAGGTGGCGGAAGAAAACGCTAACCGCCAATGA
- a CDS encoding amidase, which produces MSIHTVFATASIETLLSGLESGQWRALDLVETSLARIEALDRQGPRLRALAHVFAEQARAAAMASDERRRTGQPPGLLEGIPVLVKDNMDVAGWPTTAGARALVGLTADGDATMTRRLRQAGAVIVGKSAMHELAAGITGASSLTGFARNPHALNRSPGGSSSGAAVAVAAGYVPLAIGSDTAGSVRIPSAFNNLYALRASRGALPLDGILPLSPTQDMPGPITRYAGDLERAFAVLSQKPYADTRGRADVSIGVLDAWFADRNETAHDLSAIAYRAVERLEALGARQASVDCPDLRDAVDQANVIAYEFADALAADLATRPTSPVDSLKSLIEKDLHHEQMAAVLRSRADHAGMGSPEYRQALACQRALHERIEAVMTERQLDVLCYPTTRHPPASLGAVQDGINTLLAPVTGMPAINLPIGLDRQGLPVGLELLARSGHEATLLAIARAWDEAGPAWSLPAALRTE; this is translated from the coding sequence ATGTCTATTCATACGGTGTTTGCCACGGCGTCGATCGAGACCCTGCTTTCCGGGCTGGAATCCGGGCAGTGGCGGGCACTTGATCTGGTTGAGACAAGCCTTGCGCGTATCGAGGCACTCGACCGGCAGGGGCCGAGGCTGCGCGCGCTCGCCCATGTATTTGCAGAGCAGGCGCGAGCCGCGGCAATGGCAAGTGATGAGCGGCGTCGCACGGGCCAGCCTCCGGGGCTTTTGGAGGGCATCCCGGTGCTCGTCAAGGACAACATGGATGTGGCGGGCTGGCCCACCACGGCAGGCGCTCGCGCCCTGGTGGGCCTGACCGCTGACGGGGACGCCACAATGACCCGCCGCCTGCGCCAGGCAGGCGCCGTGATCGTGGGCAAGTCCGCCATGCATGAGCTGGCCGCCGGCATTACCGGAGCGTCGTCGCTGACCGGGTTTGCCCGCAACCCTCATGCGCTGAATCGCTCTCCCGGGGGGTCCAGCAGCGGGGCGGCCGTGGCGGTGGCCGCAGGCTATGTGCCATTGGCGATCGGCAGCGATACGGCCGGCTCGGTGCGTATCCCCTCTGCCTTCAATAACCTCTATGCATTACGCGCCTCACGGGGGGCGCTGCCTCTGGATGGCATTTTGCCGCTCTCGCCAACGCAGGACATGCCCGGACCGATCACTCGCTATGCCGGCGATCTGGAACGCGCATTTGCGGTGTTATCACAAAAACCCTACGCCGACACCCGTGGCAGAGCCGACGTGTCGATCGGCGTACTCGATGCCTGGTTCGCCGATCGCAACGAGACCGCCCATGACCTTTCAGCCATTGCCTACCGGGCGGTCGAACGACTGGAAGCCCTTGGCGCCCGGCAGGCATCTGTTGACTGTCCAGACCTGAGAGACGCCGTCGACCAGGCCAACGTCATCGCCTACGAATTTGCCGACGCACTGGCAGCCGATCTGGCGACACGTCCGACCAGCCCGGTCGACTCGCTCAAGTCCCTCATCGAAAAAGACCTGCACCATGAACAGATGGCGGCAGTGCTGCGCAGCCGGGCCGACCATGCTGGCATGGGCAGCCCGGAGTATCGGCAGGCCCTTGCATGCCAGAGGGCGCTACATGAGCGAATTGAAGCCGTCATGACCGAGCGGCAGCTGGACGTGCTGTGCTATCCGACAACCCGGCACCCGCCGGCTTCCCTCGGCGCCGTCCAGGACGGCATCAACACCCTGCTGGCGCCAGTTACCGGGATGCCCGCCATCAATCTGCCCATTGGACTGGACCGCCAGGGTCTGCCCGTCGGGCTGGAGCTTCTGGCCCGCTCGGGGCACGAAGCGACGCTGCTGGCGATAGCTCGGGCGTGGGATGAGGCCGGCCCGGCATGGTCGTTACCGGCAGCGCTTCGGACCGAGTGA
- a CDS encoding PRC-barrel domain-containing protein gives MTIKTGLTAMAAVLSTAAAAPAMADQTQHDIPPLSEWSYNTLYEQGGLHADNLMGAEVFSKGGEEVGSVENILINDQNQIQAIIAQVGGVWDIGDTHILVPWSETTLTEDGVKIPVNEDNADEYGLFSKDSITADALNNTQQVSDNVEAKGGVWKASDLLDDYVSLADGTGYGYLTDILFTTDGNIQSIIVDASESDNVTAGTYAYPFYGYGYGWSPADTSYVLSYDVNDLKNMTPFDDDQYEDQLDD, from the coding sequence ATGACGATCAAGACAGGACTAACGGCCATGGCCGCCGTGTTGAGCACTGCTGCTGCAGCACCGGCAATGGCGGATCAGACACAGCACGACATTCCCCCGCTCAGTGAGTGGTCCTACAATACCCTTTATGAGCAGGGTGGGCTGCATGCCGACAACCTTATGGGCGCCGAGGTCTTCAGCAAGGGGGGCGAAGAGGTCGGCAGTGTCGAGAATATCCTGATCAATGACCAGAATCAGATTCAGGCGATCATCGCTCAGGTCGGTGGGGTCTGGGATATCGGCGACACTCATATTCTGGTGCCGTGGTCGGAAACCACGCTGACAGAGGATGGCGTCAAGATCCCGGTGAACGAAGACAACGCCGATGAATATGGCCTGTTTTCCAAGGATTCGATCACCGCTGATGCGCTCAACAACACCCAGCAGGTGAGTGATAACGTCGAGGCAAAGGGCGGCGTCTGGAAGGCTTCTGATCTGCTTGATGACTATGTCAGCCTTGCCGATGGCACAGGTTACGGTTACCTGACCGACATCCTGTTTACGACCGATGGCAACATCCAGTCCATCATTGTAGATGCGTCAGAGAGCGATAACGTGACCGCCGGCACCTATGCCTACCCGTTCTACGGCTATGGTTATGGCTGGTCACCGGCTGATACGTCCTACGTGCTGAGCTATGACGTGAACGATCTCAAGAACATGACACCCTTTGATGATGATCAGTATGAGGATCAGCTCGACGACTGA